GGAGATGAATGATCGTGCAAAGAGGGCCCGAAATGTTCTGCTACACAATATTCCTGAATGCAAAAGCCATGATGTTAAAGTCAGGATTGCATCCGATAAAGAAGTGGTCGACAAATTAATACAAGCCGCTGCTCCAGTCTGCAGTAAGAGTGTCAAGGTAATTAGAGTTGGTAAACCTAACATGAGGAAGCCCCGTCCAATGAAGATCATTTTCAACAATGATGCTGAAGCTCAGTCATTTACAACACTCTTTGATGAAGATGCAATACGCAAACTGGATCCAGTCTTCGCCGACATCAGTATTTCGAGAGAGACCGGACCCTGCAGGAGCGAAAGTACTTGCAGAGTCTGCGCTCAGAACTTGATAGACGCACCAATAATGGCGAGAAAGGACTTACAATCAAGTATCGTAATGGCATCCCAGTAATTACCCAAAATCAGAGAAAAAACGAGTGAATGGCAATACACCCATtagtttatattatcaaaatgttaATGGTATTAGGACTAAGTTAAATATGCTGAAGGAATCAGTCAGTGTCTGCatgcataaaattattattctaacagAAACTAATTTATCCAATGATACCTCAAATCCTGAGCTAGAGCTCGACAGTTATAACATATTTAGGAAGGACAGGTCCGCTTTAACCAGCAAGAAGCAATCTGGAGGGGGTGTACTTGTCGCAGTGCATCACGATCTCCCTTCATTCGTGATTAACTCATCAGTGAATAATGTTGAGCATGTTTTTGTATCAGCGAAGCTACCTAATCTCAGTGTCATGATAGGCGCCGTTTATATTCCTCCAAACTCTTCTCATGAAATCTACTCTTCCTTCTGTGATGCTGTGGAGGAAGTATGCGCGTCTCTCAGTCCTGGAACATTGGTAATTATCGCAGGTGACCTGAACCAGCCAAATATAGACTGGGATGGTATCTCCGTTGATGACTTATCAACGGGCTCACGGTATTTAATTGAAATGGCCAACTTCCTACAGTTGCAGCAGGTTAACAAGATCGCCAATACAAGGGGAGTACTTCTGGACCTAGTCTTTTCAACTGATTCAGAGCTGACTGTTTCGGCCACTGATGACCCTCTTGTGTACCAGGAGGAAGCCCATCCTGCTTTGACGTTGGAAGTGTGGAATGGACGTCTACATGGCAAGCAACCACAGACTCTCCTCCCGGACATACGGAGATGTAATCTACAAAGGGTCTACAACTGGATTCAGGACCAACCTTATCCAGATACTTCTCCCAATGTTGATATCGAAGAGTCCTTTACTCAATTCTGTCACAGTCTGAGGAACACCATTCTTATGCACTGTCCGCTGAAGAGAGTGGGTAAAAGCTCGTTTCCCGTCTGGTTCTCCAAGGAACTCAGGAAGTTGGTGATTGGGAAGAATTTTCTCCATAGAAGATTTAAAGCCTCGAATAGTCTtatagtttacaataaatttagagAGGCCCGAAGTGAATGTAAAAGGCTTGCTAGGGTATGTCACACTAACTACATTGCAGTGATTGAAAATAGCTTGGTCAGAAACCCTAAGACCTTCTGGAAGCATATTCGTAATCTAAAAACAGCCGTTTTCCACTCAGGGCATTCTTCATTTCGATGACAGGTCTGCTTCGGACCCCCAAGCTATATGTGAACTCTTTGCTGATTGTTTTTCTTCCATCTTCAAGCCAAAAGTTGCTGGTGCCCCAAATTACTCCTTCTGCACTAATGTCAGCCTTGCTACCTTAACCGTCTCCGCTATTGAAGTTGAGAAGAAGCTTAGGAATCTCGACATAAGTAAGAGTCCCGGACCAGATAATATATCAGCTAGTCTCCTGAAATATTGCAGTGAACCTTTGGCACCTCACCTAGCGTGTTTCTTCAACGCACTGCTAAAGGTTGGAACCTTTCCTTCAATTCTTAAGTCTGGATTCTTGGTCCCTATTTATAAGTCTGGTGAAGTGACTGACACTAAGAACTATAGGCCTATAGTCATCCAACCAGCCTTAGCCAAGGTGTTTGAGAGCATAGTGCTAGATAGAATGTCCTTCCTTTTCAAGAATATTGTAATTGCTGAACAGCATGGGTTTAGACATGGAAGATCTACAGTTACAAACCTAACAGTCTTTGTCAACAGGATCCTTTCTGCTTTTAGCAATGGTAATCAAGTTGACTGTCTCTATCTGGACTATGCTAAGGCGTTCGACAGAATCAGTCACCCCCACCTGCTGAAGAAACTGGAAGCTCTTGGTGTTGCTGGATCACTTCTACATTGGTTTGACAGTTACCTCTCGAATCGCACTCTCCGGGTGAGCTATGCATCAGCACTCTCACGGCCTATTCATCCAACATCAGGCGTTCCTCAGGGTTCTCACCTTGGGCCGTTCCTCTTTagcttatttataaatgatattggtgaatacATCAGCGGGGACTTTCTCTTGTTTGCTGATGACGTGAAGATATTTAGAGAAATTTCCTCAGCTCAACAACAAAATGAATTGCAGAGGGATCTTGACGGTGTGGACCAATGGTGTGTTATCAATGAAATGGACTTGAACCCAACCAAGTGTGTTTCCGTCTCCTTTTCCAGAGCCAGACAGACTCTTCTATTTGACTACTACCTCCAGGAAGCTGCCATCAGAAGAGTGGATAGAATTCGCGACCTCGGAGTACTTCTGACATCAAACCTTGACCCCAGTGCCCATATCTTGGACATTTGCAGCAGGGCTAATCGTGTTCTTGGACTTATCAACCGAACCTGCCGCCAGCACTTTGCTATTCCTGCCATAAGAACACTTTACGTCACATTAGTTCGGCCAATACTAGAATACTCCGTTACGGTATGGTCCCCACATCAGGTTGGTCACTGCTCTAGTCTTGATGCTGTACAAAGACGCTTTCTACGGATGGTTGGCGTGAAGATGGGATATCGCTACTTGGAGACAAACTTGGAGGAAATGGGACAACAGCTGCACCTTCCTTCCTTGGCTGCTCGCAGGGCTCTACTGGATCTCATGTTCCTCTACAGACTACTAAATAGCCTTATTGATTGTCCGAATATCCTTCAGATGATAAACTTCCATGTACCTCGTCAGTCTCGTCACCCTCAGCTTTTCTCAAGGAATTTCCATCCGACCAACTACACCTACTACAGTACTCTACCCCGCATAATGAGACTTGGTAATGATGCCTGTGCTGATCTTAACTTCTTTGGCCCTTCTACAGAATCTTTCAAGCGGTGTGCACTCGCTTTCATCCTAAAGTAACTCAACATGTTTTCATACTGCTAATTTAACTAAGCTGTAAATAAGCATTAtgcatgttaatttattctattatcaatcgtcaattcttatttattaattgttactatccttgttattataattgttatttacaatcgttacttattaatgttatttataattccatttattattgttatttataatttgttatttattactgttatttataatctgttattttttattattatttacaattgttaTCTATGATTGTTGTCATAACAGctgttattcataattgtatttattagtccTTGCACAttcttttgattgttattaatgtCTTTTCTGTGCAGCAGCCTTCTTCTTTGTTGTTTTCAGTTgtacaatttctatgtaaaatggtgtattgccgtaaaaaaaaaaaaaaaaaaaaaaaaatctcaaagTGTAGGCCTGTAAGGTTATTGACTGTCTAAGATCTCAAAGTGTAGCCCTGTAAGGTTATTGACTGTCTAAGATCTCAAAGTGTAGGCCTGTAAGGTTATTGACTGTCTAAGATCTCAAAGTGTAGCCCTGTAAGGTTATTGACTGTCTAAGATCTCAAAGTGTAGGCCTGTAAGGTTATTGGCTGTCTAAGATCTCAAAGTGTAGGCCTGTAAGGTTATTGACTGTCTAAGATCTCAAAGTGTAGGCCTGTAAGGTTATTGACTGTCTAAGATCTCAAAGTGTAGCCCTGTAAGGTTATTGACTGTCTAAGATCTCAAAGTGTAGGCCTGTAAGGTTATTGACTGTCTAAGATCTCAAAGTGTAGGCCTGTAAGGTTATTGACTGTCTAAGATCTCAAAGTGTAGCCCTGTAAGGTTATTGACTGTCTAAGATCTCAAAGTGTAGGCCTGTAAGTAAGGTTATTGACTGTCTAAGATCTCAAAGTGTAGCCCTGTAAGGTTATTGACTGTCTAAGATCTCAAAGTGTAGGCCTGTAAGGTTATTGACTGTCTAAGATCTCAAAGTGTAGGCCTGTAAGGTTATTGACTGTCTAAGATCTCAAAGTGTAGGCCTGTAAGGTTATTGACTGTCTAAGATCTCAAAGTGTAGCCCTGTAAGGTTATTGACTGTCTAAGATCTCAAAGTGTAGGCCTGTAAGGTTATTGACTGTCTAAGATCTCAAAGTGTAGGCCTGTAAGGTTATTGACTGTCTAAGATCTCAAAGTGTAGGCCTGTAAGGTTATTGACTGTCTAAGATCTCAAAGTGTAGCCCTGTAAGGTTATCGACTGTCTAAGATCTCAAAGTGTGCGCCTGTAAGGTAAAACTGAGTTTAAACATGTTTCAGCGGAGGaacttattttaacaaaatctCAACTTGCTCAAAAGTGTCAACTACTCAGCAAGGTCAAAGTACTTCTGGAAAATGCAGTCATTCGTGAGAAAGCCCTCAAAGAGCaggtatttttcaattttcacaCTAATACACATTTTGCTTATCCTTGGTCTTAGGTTTTTATTCAAATAGAAGATGTTTTTAACAGATAATCACAAATATCGTGAGTTAAATGTTGATGATTATTTTGGTTTgaatgataattattaaatataaaatctttagggagaaaaataaaatgttatgcagACAAACTAACAGTAAAGGAATGCTTTTTTCTCTCTCGGCAAGAATTAGAGATGAAAAAAGTATTAGAGAATAGAGAAGAGCTCTACATGATACTTTGTAGCTAACCAGGTATTGTTAATTTCATTACAACATTGTATAAGTCAGAGCTGTGTAAAACACGTTGGCAACAagattaaatattgcaaaattacacaatttacaatttttattgtagtttggaatgaaatgttcatttaatattatttttcagtgatCACCAGAAATGAAATTATATGACAATCCTATGTTTTAgttaataatcatacaaaaaatgcATACAGTTTTCCAACTGAGGACGATGTTGCAAAAGCAGTATATGAAGATTTCTAAAGAAGCACTCAAAAACCACAATTAAAACTATGGTATTGAAAATACATGAAGAGATAAAAACTCCACCATGTTTTTACGTACTATTAATGTAGAAATTTATACATGAGGAAATGACTTGTTTTATTTTAGGTGTATGACCTGGAGAAACTGGTACCTCCTGAGCGTCTCCGAGGAACGTATCATGAGAGAAAAACATAACAGGTATATAGTTTACTATTATTATCTACTTGGAGTTATATTGGTTATTAAGTAATTTGGAGTTCTCTAGACTGCTACTTAAATGcctattgtattacattattCTTATTTCCAGTTTACATTACTTTATCTCTATAtcaatgatattttaatgttacttttatcGTATATCAATTATGTTTGTATAAGGTGTTAAACATTTATCTATCTACTTtatcattgatatttttaaattactttatcgtataacttacattaaaacataaaaccaatatttaagactttattgttttgtgaggcctttcgatagcgaggctatcttcttcagacacatcacttTATCGTATatcaattatgtttttataaggtgttaaaaatttatcataaataattaaatattgcaaaaggtaaggcaatttaaaatattattattgaaatgtatatattataatatgagatTAAAGTAAATGATATGTCTTTCAGGTGACTGGTCACCCAAATTGCCTTTCCAGTTTGATCTCCCAGTGTTGGATTTCAATTATGTGTTTATTCTATAGTATTAGtcattattttcttagttttttaattttttacaatgtattgttattttttactatcgttatttttttactctatttttaataaaatgtatttatgtacttATGTTCTGTCTTTTTTCCATTATATCCCATTTATCCaatagtaaaagaaaatattggaATAGgtctgttttatattatattttcaaacatatcaaatattttaagcaaattGATTGACTCCTTATACACACATTGCGTAAATTTAATGTACAAGTGTATACTGTGGAATCAAATCTCTACAAATCAATCCCACTAATTTTTAGATTATTCATGTAAATCATTTAAATGTTCGTGTTCACTCTTAATTAGCCAAAATGGTTCCCAGATAGTTAGGGGATTATTgatcaagaaattttaaaatttgttcctcCTCTGTGTCCTTTGGATAGTTCCTAATTTGTGCTCCAGTTATTTCACGGGTGGCGTCCTCGTCTTCAGAGCTGGTTTCTCCTGTGAAAAAAATAGTTggtaaaagtttaatttgaagAGTAATAACAAGTGTAAACTCTTCTTTAATTAGTAATCAATAAAAACCACCTTATTTAAAGTGTTTCCAATTacacattttgttttttcaaaaacttaagtAACAGAAGTcagtaaaggaaacaggatttatccggacatttgccaacgttcaCTGATACAACAAATCAATAACGctatgtttcaagatctgcaatatgatatcttcttcaggtaaataactaacctaacacataattacaacataggttaaaataaacaaatcatagcagagcgttgtaacacgcatttacttgaagaagagatcagattgcagatctcgaaacgtagtgttactgaatttttgtattaatagcagtctggaataaaatattgaaatttgtaaacaaataagtACCTAATACATCCAAGGCAATTAAGACACCTAATTTTTATCACAAGAACCGCTATCAAGAATGTTTTGGTTGCTGTAGATTTTACAATATTCTCATCAAAGTTCAGCCAAAAAGTTCCATCCCACTTCTTACTACTAAACTAAGTGAACAATTAATTGTATCAGAAAACTATGCGAGTcaacaagtaataataattatgcaatattaaacaataactacCACAAACTAAAATTACAGGAATTTGCTTTTGGCTATAGACAAAAAATTATCATCACTTCTTGGATCTGCTAAGTATAAAAAATTGAGTCATTTACATAAACAAGGGGTCATAGAATTGAGCATATTGTACTCTAAGATGGAAACATTTGAAAGAAGATAACAGTTAGAGAGTATGGCTATCAGGTCTAAGGCCAATAACGTATAATTAGAGTAATAAAAGGTTAATGCAGATCTGAACAGCAAGTTCCAAAAAGGTTGTACCTGTTGCCCATTCAGCTTCCCCACCAACTTTCTTGCCAGGGGTCTCATTGTTGGAAGCTATGGTGGCGGCACAGTGCTGGTACTCGAGATCAACAAGATCCATGAGCGATTTGGCACTCTCCAACAGTGCATCCTCTTTGAGATTATCCTCTGGTGCGAGGTCAGTCTTGACGTACTGATCTATCTCAGAAGCCTCTGAGGTCATGACATCGATGTCATCCTCTTGGATACTGTACCAGCACATGGTCAACATCACCGTGACGCCCATGCAGAAGATTATGGTGGCCTGTGGTGTGAGGACAGTATAACTCGTGTTGAACTCTTCGCTTAGCTCACACCACTGAGGCATCATTATCATCAATTCGTACAATGATAGCTTGGAGTCAGTGTGAGTGAGATAGTACGCAGAGAAAAACCCCCCATATTGCTGTTACTCCCCAACCTAGCGATTTTATGTCCCATCCTTGAAACTGTAAATTGAGGTTTTGATTGAAAAGCACAAAATATGATACACCAacctttttgaaatttattgaaaaaatatttgtattgcttaGCGACCACTATGTTTTCACTACCCACTCAAGtagtgtatttataattattagcaGCCAAATCATGTCTGCTGTGTAATTCATGTTAACTTTACACCCATTagatatttgtttcaaaatatttatgaaactgaatttaaaaaaaactattttgagtacattatttaaaaacgtgTTGTATAGCAGACATACTGTGTAATAATGGAGATTGTTTACatcaataattatacaatttagttTAGCTATAAGATTTAGTATTATGTTTAtcttagtaacaaataaaaaccaacaGATATACCAGGCAATGAAGTAGAaaagcttaaataaaaacataatgttgaaacttaaaataatcctgacatagtttttttataattttatagcagatttaatatatagttaaat
The nucleotide sequence above comes from Homalodisca vitripennis isolate AUS2020 unplaced genomic scaffold, UT_GWSS_2.1 ScUCBcl_2733;HRSCAF=7785, whole genome shotgun sequence. Encoded proteins:
- the LOC124372187 gene encoding uncharacterized protein LOC124372187 — translated: MIMMPQWCELSEEFNTSYTVLTPQATIIFCMGVTVMLTMCWYSIQEDDIDVMTSEASEIDQYVKTDLAPEDNLKEDALLESAKSLMDLVDLEYQHCAATIASNNETPGKKVGGEAEWATGETSSEDEDATREITGAQIRNYPKDTEEEQILKFLDQ